The DNA sequence CCTGCCTCGCTTGGCCATGAAAAGAGCCCCCGACAAGCGGGGGCTGAATAAGGAGAATCAGTGGTTCAGGGTATCTCTGCGAGCGCGTTGCTTACGAGCAGCTTCATTCTTAGCGACGATGCTGAGCGCCCTCTTGAGAATTGCAGCTGCGAGCAGCGCAGCAGCTGCACACCCCACTGAAGCTACAGCACCCTCGGCCGTTCCTGTCACATACTTGCCGCCGAATCCGGCAATCGCAAGGACAAACAGAGACGCATGCACATTGATAAAGCCTTCGCGGTGCATCTGAATGCCGGCCTTGGCTAACTCGCTTACTGAGTAGATAACGAAAGCCAGTACTGCAATCTGCACAAAGACGTTGAAGCTGCCCATAAGAATCACCTCTAGAAGTTGCCCTGTCCCACCCCCGCCCACGGCGAGGTGGGAGCCGTGGGCGGGGAACCGGCCGTCGCCGGAGGTCAGCAGAATTGCCTCCCTACTTTGTATAGATAGCTGGAATCCAACGACCCCCCTCGTTTCGCGCCATTTCCAAAAATATTTTGTATCGGTGCGTAACGAAGCTAGGGCGCACCGATTGTCCGGCAGAGGAGATGCACTGATGCCAAGCCCTGGGCTTAGTCGTCTTGGTCGCCGTTGCCAAACTCGCTGGGGAAGAGAAGCGACAGCATAAATACTGCTGCGCTCAGGGTTACGATAAATTCGATGAAGCGAGTGCTGATGCCCATATCGTCCTTGAGTGTATAGATTACCGAATCATCTAGCTACTGCTCTTAAACCTCGCGCCTGTTGCGCCGCTTATTCTGTGCGTAAGGCATCTTCTGCTGTTCGCAAGTGTCGCGTGAGCGCATCAACCGCGCCCTGTGTTGCTAGGCCCAGAGTCGAATCTGTGCGTACTAGCTTGTCGCGGCACCAGGTCGGCCAGCTGAACGCATCGTCATCGAGAGCGACCCAGTGCAGGGGCTCACGTCGCAGCACGTCAGCCCACACTTGCAGACCACGAGGCATCGCCGAAAAGTCGTCCGCGCTCGTGTACTTCGAGTGAAATGTGCTCCCGATGACGCGGTGCTGCAGTCGCTGCGGCAGCTTCTTCTTCGCGTAGGTGAAGCTGCGAGACTGAGCCCACGTTGTCGACAGCACGATGTCGACAAACGGGAACGCTTCGAGCGCGTCTGCAAGCAGGTGCGCATGCTCGAAAAGCGTGTGACCTGCTGCGCGGTGCTCCGCTCCCAGTCGTGGACCGTGTGACGTAGCGAGCACCGGGTGCGGGTGCAGCACACCATCAAAGTCGAGATACAAAGCGAACCGGGGGCGCAGAACCATCTTCCGATTGTCGGCAAAAAAGGCCCCCGGGTTAGCCGGGGGCCAAGGCTCTCTCTCATCGCGCACTGCCTCCCGGACAGTGCGTACGGACGCTCATCACTTCATCCGTATGCAACCTATAGCTAGTCGTTTTATACGGCCTGCCGCTCGAGTCGCTGAAGCGCTCGCTCCAGATGCTTAGCGAACCGCCCTGGGTCACTTGACGGCGCCCCAATCCAGCCGGGGTCGATACTTTCAGGCGTCGTCATGCGCTTGCCGGTAACCGTGTCGACGTAGCGCACCAGGCGCTCTCGCGGCGGCGATGTTCGCACCCGCGAGCCCTCAGCTTCGACAAGCGCCTCCGCCTGCCTTTTGGTCAGTCCATCCACACGGCAGCGACAGTTGTGCCCATTGGGCGGATAGTGCGTCGCCCAAAACTCGTGGCTCTTCGGCAGCAGCACGCCGTCAAGCAGTCGATGCCCTGGTCGAACCGCTGCATCGCCCATCGTGCGATACAGCAGATACGGTCGCGTGCGGTCGCGCTTCTGCTGCTCATGCCGGCCGGCGTTGTAAGCAGTAGCGAAGCTGTTGCGCAAGATGATGTATGCCTTCGCATCAGTCAGCGCTTCACCTGCAATCTGCCGCAGCTTCTCCTTGTCGCCAAGGTTCGCTTCCAGGCGCCCCTCTCGCACTGCTGCTGCGATGCGATTCAGCACCTTCGCAGCTTTGTTCGCAAGCACTAGACGGGCGATGTACGAGGTCTCGTCGTAGTTCTGACGCGCGAGAATCCCGAGCCTGTCTCGCACTTTTCTGTCGCGCACGTCAACACGCGCTGCTCTCAGGAACTCGAGCGCCTTGGCGACAGCTGTCTTCTGCGCGCGCGTGAGCGACATCTCAGTCGCCTCCGACCTTGACGCCGAACTCGCCAGCAGCTTGGCTTGTCAGCAGCGCCCCCGTGAGAGCATCTTGAAACTTCCTGACGTCAGCGTCCTTGACCGCAGCGAGCAGCGCTGCTTTCAGTTCTTCGACGCTCGACGCGCTTTCGATTGCTGACAGCAGGGCGCTGTTCGCATCTTCGTCTGCGCGCACGTAGCCGTCGTCAGCGGTGTACGCAGCGATGAGCACGTCGATTTCGTCTTGCTCTTCAGCTGACGCGAAGGTTTGAGTATTGCCTGTGGCAGCACTCTTGCCGTGGGCTGAGAAGCCCGCTCCTTGGCTAGTCTCGTCAGCTGGCACGGCCGGTGACGCGGGGGACGCTAGGCGAGCCTCACCCTCGGCGGGAGCGCGAAGACGTAGTTTCTCGCGGATTTCTTCTTGTGAGACTTCGAGCCCCAGTGGAACAAGTTCTTTGAGCGCGTTCGTGAGCGCGACCACATCTTCGGGTTCTTCGAATGCGAATCGCACCACAGGCACTGGGACATCTGCGCCGTAGTTGAACGCGACGTACGGCGCGACAATGTGCTGACGAATTGCTTTCGCGACGACAGCAGCTGTCGATTTCAGCTTGCGCACGAACTTGTCGTTGTGCACGTTGCCAAGCGCTTGCGAGCCGCCCGAACCTGTGTTGCCCGTGCCAGTAGCCAAAACGGAACCAGTGATGCGCTTCGTGACCTGCTCGTCCAGATAGCGCGCCAAGTCCTCGAACGCTGCTGCGCTCGCGCCCTTCGTCGCGCTCTCGACAAACTGAATCTTCGTACCTTCGGGCAGCATCGCCCAGGCGTCTGCGCCCAGGTTCTCAAGCGCGCGACGCAGCGTGCGCTGAACTGCGCGCAAGTCTGCAGCGTTCGGAATCGTCTTTGGGTCGTAGTACCCGACACGCAGGGGCTGGCCGCACATCTCAAGGAAGCCTGCCCAGTCCTTAAGCGTCATCGATTTCAGTGCTTTGTAGAACGCCCCGACGTAGCCGTGAGAGCGCAAGAACGGCAGACCGTACGACGGGCGGGCGACATACACGAACTTCCCGTGCGCCAGCGGCTGAGGCATGTCACCTTCCCGGGCCGGCAGAAGCAGCGGCGTGCGTCCGTCTCGCTTGTCGAATGTCAGCCAGACCGGTGGCAGTGGGATGATGTTCTCGATGGACCACTTCGAGCCCGATGTGCTCCAGATTAGTTCCGCGGCGGCGTACCCGAAGTCTTCGAAGCCGCAGAAGTGTCCGATAGCCGCTTGCACGGGCTCGCTGTCAAGCAGCGCTTGCACTTCAGCAGCGATGCGCTTGTCGCGTGCGAGCGGGCCGCCGGCCTCAGCAACGAGCAGCGCAGCATCGATGCTCTCTGTGACCGTCTCCCGCGCAGCGATGTAGTTGATGTCTCGCTCGAGAACGTCTTCGACAAGCTGAACGAACGCAGACGTGTTCCCGCGTTTCGCGAGCGCGAGACGGGCCAGGACGCCCAGTGGCGTCAACTCCCCCGAAATCGAAGCGTCAATAGCACGCCGCACCTCGCCCGTGGGCATGGCCGGGTCGTACACCGGCGCCGGGGTGGCAACTTGCGTTTGAAGTTCAGCGGGCTTGGCAGGCGCCTTAAGCAGCGCTCCGACATTTTTCTGTTCGAGCATCAGTCGTCATCGTCGTAGATTGAGTACAGCGAGCCTTTCGTGCGTGACGCTCGCTTGCCACCCTCGTAGTCGAGCATGCTGGCCGTGAGGCGGCTTTCAAACGTGTAGGTAAGCTGCGCGTACAGCGCTGCCTGTATTGCACTGTCGGCAAGGTCACGGACCTTGCCCGCAGGGA is a window from the Caldimonas thermodepolymerans genome containing:
- a CDS encoding HAD domain-containing protein, with protein sequence MVLRPRFALYLDFDGVLHPHPVLATSHGPRLGAEHRAAGHTLFEHAHLLADALEAFPFVDIVLSTTWAQSRSFTYAKKKLPQRLQHRVIGSTFHSKYTSADDFSAMPRGLQVWADVLRREPLHWVALDDDAFSWPTWCRDKLVRTDSTLGLATQGAVDALTRHLRTAEDALRTE
- a CDS encoding phage minor head protein — translated: MSLTRAQKTAVAKALEFLRAARVDVRDRKVRDRLGILARQNYDETSYIARLVLANKAAKVLNRIAAAVREGRLEANLGDKEKLRQIAGEALTDAKAYIILRNSFATAYNAGRHEQQKRDRTRPYLLYRTMGDAAVRPGHRLLDGVLLPKSHEFWATHYPPNGHNCRCRVDGLTKRQAEALVEAEGSRVRTSPPRERLVRYVDTVTGKRMTTPESIDPGWIGAPSSDPGRFAKHLERALQRLERQAV
- a CDS encoding phage portal protein family protein, translated to MLEQKNVGALLKAPAKPAELQTQVATPAPVYDPAMPTGEVRRAIDASISGELTPLGVLARLALAKRGNTSAFVQLVEDVLERDINYIAARETVTESIDAALLVAEAGGPLARDKRIAAEVQALLDSEPVQAAIGHFCGFEDFGYAAAELIWSTSGSKWSIENIIPLPPVWLTFDKRDGRTPLLLPAREGDMPQPLAHGKFVYVARPSYGLPFLRSHGYVGAFYKALKSMTLKDWAGFLEMCGQPLRVGYYDPKTIPNAADLRAVQRTLRRALENLGADAWAMLPEGTKIQFVESATKGASAAAFEDLARYLDEQVTKRITGSVLATGTGNTGSGGSQALGNVHNDKFVRKLKSTAAVVAKAIRQHIVAPYVAFNYGADVPVPVVRFAFEEPEDVVALTNALKELVPLGLEVSQEEIREKLRLRAPAEGEARLASPASPAVPADETSQGAGFSAHGKSAATGNTQTFASAEEQDEIDVLIAAYTADDGYVRADEDANSALLSAIESASSVEELKAALLAAVKDADVRKFQDALTGALLTSQAAGEFGVKVGGD